From the genome of Alicyclobacillus sp. SO9:
CGTACCACTCCTTGTGCATCACGTGTTCCTCAACAGTATCGACTGACACTGGGCGAAAAGTGCCAATTCCCACATGCAGTGTGACACGGTGAATCTCGACGCCAGCGTCGCCTATCCTTTCAAGCAGTTCTTCAGTGAAGTGAAGTCCTGCAGTGGGTGCTGCGACAGATCCGCTGGGATTCGCATAAACAGTCTGATACCGGTCCTTGTCCGAAAGCGGTTCGTGGATATACGGCGGCAATGGCATGGTCCCAATTTCGTCCAGAAAGGCATGCATACTCGTACTAAGACTAAATTTAAGTCGTCGTAAGCCATCCTCCATAGTCTCCACAACCGCAGCCTCTCCGAGCAGGCGATTCTCTTGCTGCCGGGCCGCTTCACTGTCCAGAGGCTGTGCGTTCATACGCGAGGCAACGCTACCGGATATGGCAGGCGTCTGATGACCTTCGTCAGCTCCAGTTCCGACGCCGCCCTTGGCAAAGAATTGAATCACCGTTCCAACCTTTAGACGTTTGGCCGGCTTGGCCAAGGCAATCCATTCCGTGTCGGAGACAGCATGAGTTAACAGCACTTCCACATTGGCTCCCGTGTCCTTTTTGACACCGTACAAGCGCGCCGGGATGACTCGGGAGTCATTTAATACCAGTACGTCCCCTTGATGCAAGTACGCAGTAATATCATGAAACATGCTGTGCTGTATCTCCCCAGTCACTGGATTAATCACCATCAGACGGGACTTGTCCCGCTGCTGCAGCGGAGATTGTGCAATGAGTCGTTCGGGGAGTTCGTAGTCAAATTGGTCTACCTGCACAAAACGCCATCCTTTCCAATCTTCTGTGCGCATTTCATTATACTTGACGAGAACTGTCTATGCCAAAAAAGCAGTTAAACTTTTTGTTTAACTGCTTTTCATTGGACAAGTTATTGAATTCGAACCCTTTATATCAGTGGACAGCCTTGAAAGTTGGGCACTGTGCTCAGTTATCCCCTTGGCGACTTTGAGTGTTTGACTGGGCGCCGTTGTCTGACTGTGAATCCGGACTCGTACTGCTGTTATTCCCTGCAGATGACGGTTCAGGAAGCCGATTTTGACTGTCCATTTTGGAGCTTGTTAAGGCATTCGCTTTCGAATCAGATGAATTAGGCCGTTTTGGGATATTTCTCATCGAATTAAACTCGTTGATAATGTTCTTCAGAACCTGTAAATCCTGGTTCTGTGCATTCTTTGCCGCTTTCTCCGCAGCTGACAGAGACGGTTTTTTACCAAGAGAAAAGACGTTTCCTTGCCCAGAGGAGTTGCCTCCCTTACCCCCAGACTTCCCCTTTGCTGCCGACTGCTGACTTCCACCGCTTGACCCTTTTTGATTGACTTGAGTCGCGAGCTTAGACTGTCCTTTAGTAGACGGACTCGTCATATGAGATGAGGGTGCCTTCGATTTTCCTTGCGGGGACTGAGGTAGATTAGGCTTCGCTGGCGTCACCACATTTTCTCCACTGTTGTTTGAGGAGTTGGGGTTGCTTTGCTTTTGAACCGCTGGATGCTCCGCGACCGACATTGCGTTTGATACCCAGTCCTCAATTTGGTGCACATTATCACCTTGAATAGTGCTGAGTACATTTGGGAGTTGTGCATTGGTTAAAATCTCTTTCAGAACTTCACCATGGAGCTGCTGCATACCCACATTCTGCCCTGCTTCGTGAGCCGCTAGATATGCAATCAGTTTTCCTGGAGACATATTCAACTTCTGTGCTGCCTGTGACACCGCAGCAGAAACCGGAAGAGAATAGACTCCTGGATGTTGTTTTGCTGCTTGCGGATTCATCGAAACGGCTTGCTCCATATCCGCCCGCGCCATACTCATCAGTGTGGAAATGTCCTCATTGGCCTGGATGGGTGCAGCGGTCACAAGAATCGTGTCCTTGTTGGGGAGCATCTGGTTTAATACAGCAGTCTGTATCGTCTGGCTGAGAACCTTCTGAAGTCCTTCTCCTTTAGGATGAAAATGGGTCAACAGTGTCCTCCCATCGGCATTCAGTCCTCTTGCTGCAATGACTTTCTCTCTGTGATTCAGGGTGTAGAGAATGCTCGGATTGATATCCACGGACACGTACGCGTAAGCTCGAGTTATGGTTGAGTGTTGAACTGCATACCATAAACCGCCGCCCAAAATCAGACATGCGGCGGCACCAGCGGCCAGCGTCCTTTGCCAGATTGGAACGCGATATGCCTTGCGTTTCAGATTCGGGTCCCAAGTAATTTCCTGACCCGTTTGCCAACCGCTTTGCGCCGTAGTCTTATAGAACCGTCCGTCCTTGCCTAATACAACTGCCTTTTTCCCCTTGACTTCCATTAACAACCCATTTTGCCGCATGTCTACACCTCCCTAGCCCCTTATATACTCTCTCAGCATGGGGTAGTCTCCGTCTAGTAAAACAGTAATTGCCAATATATACTTCCTTTGTCTCTCTAGAGTCTTACGCGACACTGTCACGTGTTGTTCCAGACGCTTCATTGGAAGAGTCTTCTTTTTCTTTACATACTCGAGCAGTTCATTGTCACTGGCAATGAGCTGCGCAATTCCCATGGCCGTATCTCGCGCATCTTGATGTTTTGGCGATGCCGCAACCAAATCACCGAAAGACAGTCCGTAGTGAGAGAGAATTTGGGAGAAATCATCGATTTCCAGTTTGCGAGCCCCGCGTTCTTCCTCTACTTCATACGCTTGCAGAGACGTCGTTGTCTCAGCGTAATTGACTACGTTGTCCTCATCATCGGTTACGTCAAATTCGGTCCAGGGAATACCTTGAGATTGACTTTTTTGAGAACGAAAATAGTCAATTAGGCGCCGACGAATTACCGTTTCCGAAAAATTAAGGAAGCTGCTCTTGGATATATCCACATTGTCTATGGCTTCGTTCATCGCCATTAATGCAATGCTGTACTCATCATCCCGTTGCATGTCAATATAGCGACCAGCAACTTGGGACGCTACTCGCAGTACAAAAGGCCTATACTGAGTTAGAATCTTCTCTCTAGCCAGTTGGTCGCCCGCCTGCGACTGCATGAGTAACTCCTTGAGGTCGGCGAGGTCGGTTGACCTTTTTCGTCTGAAGGGGAATACCCCCATTCACTACCACCTCGCATTAAAAGGTTCGCATGTTTCACGGTATATGTGGGGGTAAAGTCTGTGGCAGACTCGTGAAAACGGGAATTTTTTCAGTGATTGTC
Proteins encoded in this window:
- the queA gene encoding tRNA preQ1(34) S-adenosylmethionine ribosyltransferase-isomerase QueA, yielding MQVDQFDYELPERLIAQSPLQQRDKSRLMVINPVTGEIQHSMFHDITAYLHQGDVLVLNDSRVIPARLYGVKKDTGANVEVLLTHAVSDTEWIALAKPAKRLKVGTVIQFFAKGGVGTGADEGHQTPAISGSVASRMNAQPLDSEAARQQENRLLGEAAVVETMEDGLRRLKFSLSTSMHAFLDEIGTMPLPPYIHEPLSDKDRYQTVYANPSGSVAAPTAGLHFTEELLERIGDAGVEIHRVTLHVGIGTFRPVSVDTVEEHVMHKEWYEVPEQTARAVNQARAEGRRVIAVGTTALRTLESAVDDHGRLKSGAEETGIFIYPGYQFQIVDALITNFHLPKSTLLMLVSALMGRDVTLRAYREAVEAEYRFFSFGDAMFITGRGA
- a CDS encoding anti-sigma factor domain-containing protein encodes the protein MRQNGLLMEVKGKKAVVLGKDGRFYKTTAQSGWQTGQEITWDPNLKRKAYRVPIWQRTLAAGAAACLILGGGLWYAVQHSTITRAYAYVSVDINPSILYTLNHREKVIAARGLNADGRTLLTHFHPKGEGLQKVLSQTIQTAVLNQMLPNKDTILVTAAPIQANEDISTLMSMARADMEQAVSMNPQAAKQHPGVYSLPVSAAVSQAAQKLNMSPGKLIAYLAAHEAGQNVGMQQLHGEVLKEILTNAQLPNVLSTIQGDNVHQIEDWVSNAMSVAEHPAVQKQSNPNSSNNSGENVVTPAKPNLPQSPQGKSKAPSSHMTSPSTKGQSKLATQVNQKGSSGGSQQSAAKGKSGGKGGNSSGQGNVFSLGKKPSLSAAEKAAKNAQNQDLQVLKNIINEFNSMRNIPKRPNSSDSKANALTSSKMDSQNRLPEPSSAGNNSSTSPDSQSDNGAQSNTQSRQGDN
- the sigI gene encoding RNA polymerase sigma-I factor, with protein sequence MGVFPFRRKRSTDLADLKELLMQSQAGDQLAREKILTQYRPFVLRVASQVAGRYIDMQRDDEYSIALMAMNEAIDNVDISKSSFLNFSETVIRRRLIDYFRSQKSQSQGIPWTEFDVTDDEDNVVNYAETTTSLQAYEVEEERGARKLEIDDFSQILSHYGLSFGDLVAASPKHQDARDTAMGIAQLIASDNELLEYVKKKKTLPMKRLEQHVTVSRKTLERQRKYILAITVLLDGDYPMLREYIRG